The following proteins are co-located in the Armatimonadota bacterium genome:
- a CDS encoding helix-turn-helix transcriptional regulator — protein MLKSIYSPEYRTMVRLLRKTREQRGLTQEQVARSLSITASMLSKWELGERRIDLRELDLYLRACEADLVDFVASWQQAIRENNVVVGIEVKLRKGRPVPKSAR, from the coding sequence ATGCTTAAATCAATCTATTCCCCCGAATACCGAACGATGGTTCGCCTGCTCCGCAAGACGCGGGAGCAACGCGGCCTGACTCAAGAGCAAGTTGCCAGGTCACTTTCCATTACTGCATCTATGCTCAGTAAATGGGAGTTGGGGGAAAGGCGAATCGACCTTCGCGAGCTGGACTTGTATCTGCGAGCATGCGAGGCTGACCTGGTCGACTTTGTTGCCTCCTGGCAGCAAGCTATCCGGGAGAACAATGTAGTTGTGGGCATTGAAGTCAAGCTCAGAAAGGGAAGACCAGTTCCCAAGAGTGCGAGGTAA